A genomic stretch from Narcine bancroftii isolate sNarBan1 chromosome 9, sNarBan1.hap1, whole genome shotgun sequence includes:
- the fbxo45 gene encoding F-box/SPRY domain-containing protein 1 isoform X1 yields the protein MAAGKLPVRVLELLLSYLELPDLLNCGLVCRHWHRCLEADENSEIWRSVCCRMLSEEALSSDILCNVGSYKAKARALRHAWSAADCSRNVYIKRNGFTLHRNPIAQSTDGARAHIGFSEGRHVWEIWWEGPLGTVAVIGVATKRAPLQCQGYVALLGGDDQSWGWNLVDNNLLHGGESAGSFPQCNNAPKYQIGERIRVILDMEDKTLAFERGYEFLGVAFRGLPKSCLYPAVSAVYGNTEVTMVYLGKPLDG from the exons ATGGCGGCGGGGAAGCTCCCTGTCCGGGTGTTGGAGTTACTGCTCTCCTACCTGGAGCTTCCCGACCTCCTGAACTGCGGCCTGGTGTGCCGTCACTGGCACCGCTGCCTGGAGGCGGACGAGAACAGCGAGATCTGGCGGAGCGTGTGCTGCCGCATGCTGAGCGAGGAGGCGCTCAGCTCCGACATCCTGTGCAACGTAGGGAGCTACAAGGCCAAAGCCCGGGCCTTGCGCCATGCCTGGAGCGCCGCCGACTGCTCCCGCAACGTCTACATCAAACGCAACGGCTTCACGCTGCACCGCAACCCCATCGCGCAGAGCACGGACGGCGCCCGTGCCCACATCGGCTTCAGCGAAGGCCGCCACGTCTGGGAGATCTGGTGGGAGGGCCCGCTGGGCACCGTGGCTGTCATTGGCGTGGCCACTAAGCGTGCCCCGCTCCAGTGCCAAGGCTATGTGGCTCTCTTGGGCGGCGATGACCAGAGCTGGGGCTGGAACCTGGTGGATAACAACCTTCTGCACGGCGGCGAGTCGGCCGGCAGCTTCCCGCAGTGCAACAACGCGCCCAAATACCAg aTTGGGGAAAGAATACGTGTAATTCTTGACATGGAAGACAAGACTTTGGCATTTGAGCGAGGCTATGAGTTCCTTGGTGTAGCTTTCCGAGGCTTACCAAAATCATGCCTTTATCCAGCAGTGTCGGCGGTTTATGGAAATACTGAAGTGACTATGGTATATCTGGGCAAACCACTTGATGGTTGA
- the fbxo45 gene encoding F-box/SPRY domain-containing protein 1 isoform X2, which translates to MAAGKLPVRVLELLLSYLELPDLLNCGLVCRHWHRCLEADENSEIWRSVCCRMLSEEALSSDILCNVGSYKAKARALRHAWSAADCSRNVYIKRNGFTLHRNPIAQSTDGARAHIGFSEGRHVWEIWWEGPLGTVAVIGVATKRAPLQCQGYVALLGGDDQSWGWNLVDNNLLHGGESAGSFPQCNNAPKYQLVGTSDCSNEDGKSPRTLWLVG; encoded by the exons ATGGCGGCGGGGAAGCTCCCTGTCCGGGTGTTGGAGTTACTGCTCTCCTACCTGGAGCTTCCCGACCTCCTGAACTGCGGCCTGGTGTGCCGTCACTGGCACCGCTGCCTGGAGGCGGACGAGAACAGCGAGATCTGGCGGAGCGTGTGCTGCCGCATGCTGAGCGAGGAGGCGCTCAGCTCCGACATCCTGTGCAACGTAGGGAGCTACAAGGCCAAAGCCCGGGCCTTGCGCCATGCCTGGAGCGCCGCCGACTGCTCCCGCAACGTCTACATCAAACGCAACGGCTTCACGCTGCACCGCAACCCCATCGCGCAGAGCACGGACGGCGCCCGTGCCCACATCGGCTTCAGCGAAGGCCGCCACGTCTGGGAGATCTGGTGGGAGGGCCCGCTGGGCACCGTGGCTGTCATTGGCGTGGCCACTAAGCGTGCCCCGCTCCAGTGCCAAGGCTATGTGGCTCTCTTGGGCGGCGATGACCAGAGCTGGGGCTGGAACCTGGTGGATAACAACCTTCTGCACGGCGGCGAGTCGGCCGGCAGCTTCCCGCAGTGCAACAACGCGCCCAAATACCAg ctggtgggaacctctgactgcagcaatgaggatGGAAAAAGTCCACGAACACTCTGGCTCGTTGGCTGA